The DNA region AGGGGTCAGGAGAGCCAGCAGCGTGAGTCCCTTGTTCACTCCGGCCGTCTGGCGGCGTGGCCCCGATGAGCGGTGAGAAGCGGCGCTCACAACACCCCCTTCGTGCTCGCCAGGTCGTCCGAGGTCACCCGCATCGCGTCCCGCAGCGCCCGCGCGAACGCCTTCACGACCGCCTCGATGACGTGGTGAGCCTCGCGGCCCGCGAGGAGGCGGACGTGTAGGGTCACCCCGGCGTGGTTGCACAGTCCCCGCAGGAACTCGCGCAGGTGGTAGTGGGTCATGCCGCCCGCATCGCCCCACACGTCCAGCCGCTCGGGCTCGAAGGCGAGGTGGGCGCGGCCCGAGAGGTCGAGAACGACGTGGGCGAGCGTCTCGTCCATCGGCACGAAGGCGCTGCCGTACCGCTCGATGCCCCGGCGGTCGCCAAGCGCCTGCGTCAGCGCCTGCCCCAGCGTGATTCCCACGTCCTCGATCAGGTGGTGCGGCTCGACGTGGAGGTCCCCCCGCGCCCGCACGCTCAGGCCGACGCGGGCATGGCGGGCGAGGGCGTCGAGCATGTGGTCGAGGAAGCCGTGCCCGGTCGCGGGCGGCTCGTAGGTGGCCGAGTCGAGGTCGAGCGTCACGATGACGTCCGTCTCGCTGGTGGCGCGGTGAACGGAGGCGGTGCGGGCCATACGGGGCATGGTACGGCGTGGAGGGCCGGGGAATCGTGCGGCGCTCTAGGACAGGACATCGGGTAAGGGGCGGGTAGCCGTTGGGTAGGACTTCTCGCAATGCCCCGGCCTCCCGGCCCCGCTAGGCTGACCTCACCGCGCGGAACACTCCAACCCAGCCGTTTCGGGGGTGAACTCTCCGTTCACGTCCTCCGGACGGCCCAGCGAGGTTCCCATGCCCACCCCCCTCACCCTCCTCGGGCGCGCCGAAGGCTGGTCCGCCCTCGGGGAGCAGGTC from Deinococcus aetherius includes:
- the hisB gene encoding imidazoleglycerol-phosphate dehydratase HisB yields the protein MARTASVHRATSETDVIVTLDLDSATYEPPATGHGFLDHMLDALARHARVGLSVRARGDLHVEPHHLIEDVGITLGQALTQALGDRRGIERYGSAFVPMDETLAHVVLDLSGRAHLAFEPERLDVWGDAGGMTHYHLREFLRGLCNHAGVTLHVRLLAGREAHHVIEAVVKAFARALRDAMRVTSDDLASTKGVL